Proteins encoded in a region of the Euleptes europaea isolate rEulEur1 chromosome 3, rEulEur1.hap1, whole genome shotgun sequence genome:
- the PITHD1 gene encoding PITH domain-containing protein 1, with amino-acid sequence MSHGHSHGGGSCCHGDDPEEPPERRGQAWGLYLRIDRERLECLNERREGSGKLVFRAWEDRGDRLQFVESDDDEELLFNIPFTGNVKLKGIIVMGEDGDTHPSEMRLFKNIPHMSFDDTAREPDQTFSLNHDVTGELEYPTKIARFSSVHHLSIHFSKNFGAETTKIFYIGLRGEWTEPHRHEVTICNYEAAANPADHKIDQITPQTHFIS; translated from the exons ATGTCTCACGGGCACAGCCACGGCGGGGGCAGCTGTTGCCATGGCGACGATCCCGAAGAGCCTCCCGAGCGGCGTGGCCAGGCCTGGGGCCTTTACCTGCGCATCGACCGCGAGCGGCTGGAGTGCCTGAACGAGCGCAGGGAGGGCAGCGGGAAGCTCGTCTTCCGCGCCTGGGAAGACCGCGGCGACCGTCTGCAG TTTGTTGAAAGTGACGACGATGAAGAGCTTCTGTTTAATATTCC GTTTACAGGCAATGTGAAGTTGAAAGGGATAATTGTGATGGGAGAGGATGGTGACACGCATCCATCAGAAATGCGGCT GTTTAAGAATATCCCCCACATGTCTTTCGATGATACTGCCAGAGAACCAGACCAGACATTTAGCCTGAACCACGACGTTACGGGAGAACTGGAGTATCCTACCAA AATTGCTCGCTTTTCAAGTGTTCATCATCTCTCCATACACTTCTCCAAGAACTTTGGTGCTGAGACAACCAAGATCTTTTACATAGGCCTGAGGGGAGAATGGACAGAG CCTCACCGCCACGAAGTGACCATCTGCAACTACGAAGCGGCAGCAAACCCGGCTGACCACAAAATCGATCAGATCACGCCACAGACGCACTTCATTTCTTAA